The Fructilactobacillus myrtifloralis genome segment GCATGCAGGTGCTGCAGTTTGTCGCTGATGGCAGTTCCGTGACGAAGGGCGAAACACTCAGTGATACGGTCAAAACGTTACAGGCCATTGGCGTGGATGTGGCCGTAATTCGGCACCCAGAAAATCAATATTACCAACCACTGTTGGCCGAACAATTAGACATCAGCATTGTTAATGGTGGTGATGGGAGCGGCCAACATCCATCCCAGTCGTTGCTAGATATGATGACCATTTACCAAGAATTTTGCACCTTTCGGGACTTAAAAATCACGATCGTGGGCGATCTTAGTCACTCGCGGGTGGCCCGCTCGAACATGGCGTTATTACAGCGGTTAGGGGCCCAGGTTTCGTTTGCGGGACCAGAGCAGTGGTATAATGCCGATTTTGAACGATACGGACAGTATACGACCATTGATGACGCCGTTAACAGTGCCGACGTTGTCATGTTGCTCCGGGTGCAAAAGGAGCGGTTAGGGACTGAACTAGATGACTTTGATGCCGCTCGTTATCATCGAGAGTTCGGACTGACCAAAGCGCGTTACCAACGGCTAAAACCGGAAGCCATCATCATGCATCCAGCGCCCGTCAACCGTGGAATTGAGATTGATTCCAGTTTAGTCGAACAACCCCAGTCACGAATTTTTAAACAGATGGAGAACGGGGTTTTCATGCGGATGGCAATTCTGACGGACGTGTTGGTCGCCAAGGGATTAATTAATCCCGCTGAGATTAAAGGAGCATAATGATGACACAAATACTGTTAAAAAACGGGCAAGTTTATCAGGAACGACAACTGGTTCCCGGCGATCTCTTAATTGTGGACGGAAAGATCGCGGCGATTGGCGAACATTTAGAGCAGCCGGGCCAGACCGTCATTGATTTGACGGGAAAGGTGATTTTACCGGGGTTAGTGGACGTGCACGTTCACTTTCGGGATCCGGGTCAGACCGCGAAAGAAACAGTTGCAACTGGCAGTGCGGCGGCCGTGCAGGGTGGTTATACCACTGTGTGTGCAATGCCCAACGTGACGCCGGTCCCGAACACTCCAGCACAACTTGCTAAGATGGTGCAAGCCAACCAGGAGCAGGGGAAAGTCTCCGTGTTGCAATATGCGCCGGTGACAGTTGACGAAACCACGGAGCAGCTGGTGGACTTTGCTGGAATGCAAGCGGCCGGGGCCATTGGTTTTAGTAACGACGGGGTTGGGATTCAAAGTGCCAAAACCATGTACGATGCCATGGTAGGGATTGCCAAAACGGGCTTGCCATTAGCCGCCCACGTTGAGGATCATGCGCTCATGGCGGGCGGTGTGATAAACGCGGGACCTCGCGCTCAGGCCTTAGGGTTACCAGGCGCAGTTTCCGTTGCTGAGACGAGTCAATTAGCTCGGGACTTAGAACTAGCAAGAGTTACTGGCGTTCACTATCACGTTTGTCACGTGTCGACCGCACGGAGTGTAGAGTTGATCCGGCGGGCAAAGGCCGATGGGATTCACGTGACGGCGGAGGTTAGTCCCCACCACCTCTTACTTAACGATGAAATGATTCAAGCTGATGATCCCCTGTTTAAAATGAATCCGCCTTTGCGCGCCTCCACTGATGCTCAGGCGTTACTAGCCGGTCTTCAAGATGGCACCATCGACATGATTGCTACGGACCATGCACCTCATACCAAGGCCGATAAGGGCACGAGTTTTACCGACGGGGCCTTTGGCATTACCGGGTTAGAAACCGCGTTTCCCTTGTTATATACCAAGCTCGTGGCCCCGGGGACGGTTAGTTTGGCAGACTTGTTGGACTGGATGAGTTTTAATC includes the following:
- a CDS encoding aspartate carbamoyltransferase catalytic subunit, whose protein sequence is MTNSAQHDLVSVSDLSEADVLHKIRLAQLFQAGKTVTLQRPTYAMNLFFENSTRTHTSFEMAERRLGMQVLQFVADGSSVTKGETLSDTVKTLQAIGVDVAVIRHPENQYYQPLLAEQLDISIVNGGDGSGQHPSQSLLDMMTIYQEFCTFRDLKITIVGDLSHSRVARSNMALLQRLGAQVSFAGPEQWYNADFERYGQYTTIDDAVNSADVVMLLRVQKERLGTELDDFDAARYHREFGLTKARYQRLKPEAIIMHPAPVNRGIEIDSSLVEQPQSRIFKQMENGVFMRMAILTDVLVAKGLINPAEIKGA
- a CDS encoding dihydroorotase, which codes for MMTQILLKNGQVYQERQLVPGDLLIVDGKIAAIGEHLEQPGQTVIDLTGKVILPGLVDVHVHFRDPGQTAKETVATGSAAAVQGGYTTVCAMPNVTPVPNTPAQLAKMVQANQEQGKVSVLQYAPVTVDETTEQLVDFAGMQAAGAIGFSNDGVGIQSAKTMYDAMVGIAKTGLPLAAHVEDHALMAGGVINAGPRAQALGLPGAVSVAETSQLARDLELARVTGVHYHVCHVSTARSVELIRRAKADGIHVTAEVSPHHLLLNDEMIQADDPLFKMNPPLRASTDAQALLAGLQDGTIDMIATDHAPHTKADKGTSFTDGAFGITGLETAFPLLYTKLVAPGTVSLADLLDWMSFNPSRIFSLPTAPKLHVGSVANLSLWDLEADRQLTVHDLRSKGTNTPFLGTHVVAEHVNTICAGQVVD